DNA from Lentibacillus amyloliquefaciens:
TTCGCGGAACGTCCGCTGCATCCAGGGAAAAGGTTGTCACGTATCTGTTTAATACAATTAAAAGTGTTGAAAGAAGCCGTCAGTTAACCATTACGTCTAGTAAGCTTGCAGACGAACCATCTGTTGACATGTCCGAGGATACTATAGCATCACTGCAAGAAATTTGTGACAGCAATGATTATGCTTATCGATTAATGCCAAGCGGCGCAGGCCATGATGCGATGAATATGGCGCGTTTGTGTCCGGCTGGTCTGGTATTCATTCCATCTAAAAATGGCGTGAGTCACAATCCTGAAGAATTCACGTCGTGGGAACAAATTGAAACTGGGATTAATTTAATGGAAAGTCAAGTATTAAAAAGTGCCAAAATCGTTGAATGACAACAGGGAAAGTGCCCCTGAAACTGCAGTATAAAGCTGAATCATATACTGCCAAAATGTGTCACAATCAATGGACTGATTTTTAAGAAATACAGATTAAACTATAAGGAGCTTTTTTATGGTGGATAACATGAGAATCGAAAATGACTTTTTAGGTAACAAAAACATACAAGAGGACTCCTATTATGGTATTCAGACATTACGGGCGGGGGATAATTTTCCGATTACCGGGTATCCTCTCCATTCCAAATTGATTCAATCCATAGCTATGGTCAAAAAAGCTGCAGCGCTTGCCAATTTCGACATTGGAAAACTGTCCAAACACCTAAAAGATTCGATCGTGCAGGCCTCAGACGAGATTGTTGCCGGCGAGTGGCATGACCAGTTTATCGTTGATCCGATACAAGGGGGCGCTGGTACCTCCATCAACATGAATGCCAATGAAGTGATTGCCAATCGGGCACTGAATCTGCTGGGCAGGCAAAAAGGGGATTATGATTATCTGAGTCCCAATACACACGTGAATATGTCTCAGTCAACTAATGACGCGTTCCCGACAGCTATTCACATTGCTGTTCTCATGCTTTCTGAGGATCTGCTCGCAACGATGAATCATATGCATCAAACATTCAAAGAGAAAGCAAAGGAATTCAGCCACGTTATTAAAATGGGAAGAACGCATTTGCAGGATGCTGTACCGATCCGTCTTGGTCAGGAATTCGAAGCCTATGCTCACGCTGTTGAACGGGATATAAAACGCATCAGAGAATCACGCCAGCAGCTATATGAAGTGAACATGGGTGCAACGGCTGTCGGAACAGGTTTAAATGCTGATCCGCGCTACGTGATTTTATGCAAGGATTATTTAAAAGACATTAGTGGCTACCCATTAAAATCAGCGGAACACTTAGTTGATTCAACCCAAAATACCGATGTGTACACAGAAATCTCAGCTTCTCTGAAAGTATGCATGGTGAACATGTCCAAAACGTCAAATGATATCCGTCTGATGGCATCAGGACCGCGTGCTGGATTTAATGAATTGAACTTGCCTCCCAGACAGCCGGGCTCGTCCATCATGCCGGGAAAAGTTAATCCGGTTATGCCGGAGGTGCTGAACCAGATTGCTTTTCAGGTAATCGGCAATGATAATACAGTGAGCCAGGCGTCGGAAGCCGGCCAATTAGAGTTAAATGTTATGGAACCGATTATCATATTTAATCTGCTCCAGTCCATCGATATCATGAATAATGGCTTTTTCGCGTTTACCAATTATTGTTTGACTGGCATAACAGCAAATGAAGATCAGGCAAAAGACTACGTTGACGCCAGTATTGGCACGATAACAGCCATCAGTCCGCACATCGGCTATGAAAGGACGTCCAATATCGCCCGTGAAGCGTTGGAGACGGGAAAATCGATTCGGAAATTATGCCTGGAATATGGTATTATGACAGAAGAGGAGCTGGATCATATTTTAGATCCTTATGAACTGACAAAGCCGGGTATTTCGCAGCTGCCGGTCAATAGTAAATAACTTTATGAAAAGGCAGCAAGCGATTGTTAGAAAACCTTGCATACCAAACGTGCTGCATGCAACAGGGATTTAACGGAAAAGCAAAGTCGACAGCGTTGTATTAAACCTATTATTTTTGGATGAAAGGAAGGAT
Protein-coding regions in this window:
- the aspA gene encoding aspartate ammonia-lyase; protein product: MVDNMRIENDFLGNKNIQEDSYYGIQTLRAGDNFPITGYPLHSKLIQSIAMVKKAAALANFDIGKLSKHLKDSIVQASDEIVAGEWHDQFIVDPIQGGAGTSINMNANEVIANRALNLLGRQKGDYDYLSPNTHVNMSQSTNDAFPTAIHIAVLMLSEDLLATMNHMHQTFKEKAKEFSHVIKMGRTHLQDAVPIRLGQEFEAYAHAVERDIKRIRESRQQLYEVNMGATAVGTGLNADPRYVILCKDYLKDISGYPLKSAEHLVDSTQNTDVYTEISASLKVCMVNMSKTSNDIRLMASGPRAGFNELNLPPRQPGSSIMPGKVNPVMPEVLNQIAFQVIGNDNTVSQASEAGQLELNVMEPIIIFNLLQSIDIMNNGFFAFTNYCLTGITANEDQAKDYVDASIGTITAISPHIGYERTSNIAREALETGKSIRKLCLEYGIMTEEELDHILDPYELTKPGISQLPVNSK